In the Acropora muricata isolate sample 2 chromosome 10, ASM3666990v1, whole genome shotgun sequence genome, one interval contains:
- the LOC136931456 gene encoding heterogeneous nuclear ribonucleoprotein A0-like, giving the protein MANEANQDDRLKKLFVGGLKRDTSDDTLKEYFGSYGEMTDCVVIRDNLKQSRGFGYVTYADKESVIQVLIDKKEKPHSIDGKEVEVKRAIPRDDSSPTSHLKTKKIFIGGLADEATAEDVKNTLAEQVRQNFPTSVDLIMRKNEDGSTSTKHRGFCFVEFEDEDLVDELCCIKKVTIAGKAVEIKKAEPKDKAEKGGGRGGGRGGRGGMGGRGGRGGGGGGGNQYGGYQSSTYDQYYSGGGSYGGYGQGDGYGYDSYGYGTMGAYAQAPTNYGPQQGYGGRGGRYRPY; this is encoded by the coding sequence ATGGCAAACGAAGCGAACCAGGATGATCGTCTCAAGAAGCTCTTTGTTGGCGGTTTGAAAAGAGACACAAGCGACGACACTCTCAAAGAATACTTTGGCAGTTATGGAGAAATGACTGATTGTGTAGTTATCCGTGATAACTTGAAGCAGTCCAGAGGTTTTGGTTATGTTACTTACGCTGACAAAGAAAGCGTAATACAAGTTTTAATCGACAAGAAAGAGAAGCCTCACAGCATCGACGGGAAAGAAGTGGAGGTAAAACGCGCCATTCCACGCGACGACTCGAGTCCAACGTCTCAtctcaaaacaaagaaaatattcatTGGTGGTTTAGCGGACGAAGCTACTGCTGAAGACGTGAAAAATACCCTCGCTGAACAAGTTCGACAAAACTTCCCAACGAGCGTGGATTTGATAATGCGAAAAAACGAGGACGGCAGTACTTCTACCAAACACCGCGGCTTCTGCTTCGTCGAATTCGAGGACGAAGACCTCGTTGATGAACTCTGTTGTATAAAAAAAGTGACCATCGCTGGAAAGGCAGTCGAAATCAAGAAAGCTGAACCCAAAGACAAAGCTGAGAAGGGAGGAGGACGCGGCGGAGGAAGAGGTGGTCGGGGAGGCATGGGTGGCCGTGGTGGCAGAGGCGGTGGCGGAGGTGGCGGTAACCAGTATGGCGGTTATCAGAGCAGTACCTACGACCAATACTACTCTGGGGGTGGAAGTTATGGTGGTTACGGCCAGGGTGATGGTTATGGTTACGACAGCTATGGGTATGGTACCATGGGAGCCTATGCACAAGCACCTACTAACTATGGCCCACAACAAGGATATGGTGGCAGAGGAGGAAGATACAGACCATACTAA